The Mariprofundus sp. NF genome segment TGGCCACAAACAGGCCGGGATGGCCATCTACAGGGCCAAGGTATGGCATGCCGTCGGGACTGCCGGGACGGAAGCCCATCCACTGCTCAATAATCTCTGCATCTTTAAGGCCCGGTGTAATGCGATAAGTTGCTTCGAGCAGGTTATTGACGACTGATTCGGTCGTGCCGGGTTTAAAGCCTACCCGCTCCATGCTGGCACCAACCAGTATATGACCATCCACACGTGGCACCAGATAGACATCGTCATGTTTGATGATGCTATTTACTTTGCCCGGTTTATCTTTGAGCAGCACAATCTGCCCTTTAACTGGTTCGACTGGCAGCTCAAGACCAATCTGACGCGCCAGTTCACCGCTCCAGCTGCCTGCTGCCAGCAGTACGGCATCGACTTCAACGGTTTCACCACCAGCAAGTGTTACCGATGAGACTTCACCCTCTCCGTTTTTACCAACGCCGATCACCTCGGCCTGTTCACGAATGGTGATGTTGCTGTTGGCCAGTGCCTGTTTAACGGCGGCCAGCAGGCGTGGATTGCGTACCTGCCCAACTTCCGGCCACAACAGAGAGCCACTAACCTGCGGGCTCATGGTCGGCTCATGTTCACAACTCTGTTTCGAATCCAGCTCTTCAACCTTCCAGCCGAAGCGTTTGGACCAGTTCAATGCATCCTCTCGGTGGTGAATACGATCATCGGCAAACATTGGAATCATCAGGCCACACGACTGCCACTGAGTCTTTAAGCCGCTTAACTCTTCCAGCATAGCATTCATTTCAGGGAACATGGAGAGGCTGGCATCTACCAGATGGGTGAAGCTGTCGGGATAGAGCCATGGGTGAATCGGGCAGAGAATACCGGCACCAGCCCAGCTCGATTCACGGCCTGTATTGCCTTTTTCAAGGATTATGGGATTTGCACCAAGGCGGTGCAGATAGAGCGCTGTCAGGCAGCCTATAACGCCACCACCGACCACGGCTACACGTTTACCACTATCCTGACTGTATTTTGTCACAATCCTCTCCCCTTAGTCTGTTCAAGCGAACCACGAATGAACACGAATAGACACGAATTATATAAAACAGATTATCATTTCTGTTTTAGTAGTTTTCCTTTGCCTACCTTTGCGTTCTCAGTGGTCTCCATTGCCTCTGTACTGAATAGTTGCGGAATCACTGCTGCATTGCCACCATGCCGCTATGTCGACCTCTACAGGCCAGCCCATGCAGCTAGCGCAAGCTTATCAACATTGTCTGGATATCGCACGGAACCACTATGAGAACTTCCCCACAGCATCCAAACTGCTGAGGGCTGATCTGCGCCCGGCTGTAGCGGCGATCTACGCCTTTGCCCGTCACGCCGATGATCTGGCTGATGAGGGTGATGCGGCTCCTGAAACCAGAATCAAACAGATCGATGCCTGGGAGACGCTGCTGGAGCGCTGTGAAACCGATGCGAATATCGATCATCCGGTATTTATGGCGCTTGGTGATGCCATTCGCAGGCACAACCTGCCGGTTGAAGAGCTGTATAACCTGCTTATCGCATTTCGTATGGATGTCACCATCCACGCCTACTCAAGTTTTGATGAGCTACTCTTCTACTGCAAACACTCCGCCAATCCGGTTGGACGATTGATGCTTGCCCTGCACGGGGTTCATGACGGTGAAGCGGTTCGCTGCTCAGATAGTATCTGCACTGCGCTGCAGCTGATCAATTTCTGGCAGGATCTGAGCATCGATCTGCCACGAGGGCGCTGTTATCTACCGCAAACATGGCTGCAGGAGTCAGCGTTGAGCAGCCAGATGATGCTCGATAGCCAGGTTAGTGATGAAATGCTGCAGCCTGTCCTCAACCACGCCCTGTTAACCACCAGCGAACTGCTTGAGTCAGGTGTTCCTCTGCTCTTAAAGCTGCCCTTCAGGTTGCGTCTGCAGATTGCTGCAACCATCCACGGTGGTCGCCGCATGCTTCATAAAATTGAGCAGAGTGAGCAACCGCTGCAGCAGAGGCCAAGTCTGGCCGGTGGTGAATGGAAAGTGATGCTGCTGCCTGTATTGAAAGACACCCTGTTTCCATCAACTGCACAAAGGAAAATAGATCATGACACCTGAACAGTACTGCCGTGATCGAACCAGAGGTTCCGGCTCCTCATTTTTCTATGCCTTTCTATTTCTGGCTGAAGAGCAGCGCCGGGCCATGATGGCGCTCTACGCCTTCTGTCGTGAAGTCGATGATATCGCCGATGAGGTGAAAGAGCAGGAGGTTGCCCTCTCCAAACTGGCCTTCTGGCGTGAAGAGCTAAACCGCGCATTTAAAGGCACAGCGCAGCACCCGGTGGGCAGAGAGCTGGCCTGGGCTGCTGAACACTTTCCTATTGATGAGGAGCTGCTGGTTGAGATTATCGATGGCATGCTGATGGATGTGAAGCGCCAGCCTATCCTTAAACATGCCGATCTATCACTCTACGCCTACCGGGTTGCCGGTGCTGTAGGGCTGCTGACTATTGAAGTGTTCGGTTACAAAAACCGTAAAAGCCGCGACTTTGCCACCTCTCTCGGTGAAGCACTGCAACTGACCAACATCCTGCGTGATGTCGCTACCGATGCCAAAATGGGCCGCATCTATTTCCCTCAAGAGGAGCGCATCCGCTATCGGGTCAGCGATCAGGATTTTAAAGATGGCAATATGAGCGACGGCATGCGCGCCCTGCTTAGTGACTATGCCGAACGCGCTGAAACGGCCTATCGCCAGGCCCTGGATAACCTACCTGATGAGGATCGTGAGAGCCTGCGGCCATCGATTCTGATGGGTACGATCTACTACAACTATCTGCAGCGCCTGCGCGATGCCGATTTTGATATGTGGCAGAAGCCGATTCATATTCTGCCCCTGCGCAAGATCTGGACGGCATGGAAAACATGGCGTTATGAAACCAGGGCAATAAAGAAAAACATGCCGCTAAAACTGGAGTTCTGAGATTAGCCGATCTGTTGCAGTCATTGGTGGCGGCCTGTGCGGCCTCACCGCTGCAATCCGGCTGGCTGAGGCTGGTATTAAGGTTGAACTCTTTGAAGCCGCAGCCAAAGCGGGCGGCCGAACCCGTTCATTTATTGATAAAACTACCGGAGAGCTCTGCGATAACGGCCCCCACCTTCTTATTGGTGCTTATGCGGCCACACAGCAGCTGCTAAGCGATTGCAGTGCAGCGGATAACGTGACATGGCAGCCATCACTCAAACTTTCGTTATGGGATGAGCAGCGCAAACTCTTCAACCTTCAACCTGCGCCTTACATGCCATTTTCCATGGCGCTGCTTATCGCGGTTAAAGCACTGCCGGGTCATGACTGGCGTTCAGCAGCAGCGATGTTGCGACTGGCCCGCCTGCTGGATCAAAGCAACCATCAACAGAGCACTGTTGCTGAGCTGTTCAGATTAGCCGCTATCCCCGAGAATTTACGCCGCGACATGCTTG includes the following:
- the thiO gene encoding glycine oxidase ThiO; its protein translation is MTKYSQDSGKRVAVVGGGVIGCLTALYLHRLGANPIILEKGNTGRESSWAGAGILCPIHPWLYPDSFTHLVDASLSMFPEMNAMLEELSGLKTQWQSCGLMIPMFADDRIHHREDALNWSKRFGWKVEELDSKQSCEHEPTMSPQVSGSLLWPEVGQVRNPRLLAAVKQALANSNITIREQAEVIGVGKNGEGEVSSVTLAGGETVEVDAVLLAAGSWSGELARQIGLELPVEPVKGQIVLLKDKPGKVNSIIKHDDVYLVPRVDGHILVGASMERVGFKPGTTESVVNNLLEATYRITPGLKDAEIIEQWMGFRPGSPDGMPYLGPVDGHPGLFVATGHYRNGVALAPGTADIMSRWIMGEIPSMDLSDFRVDRTVVNLEKVGFPAAA
- the hpnC gene encoding squalene synthase HpnC, whose translation is MSTSTGQPMQLAQAYQHCLDIARNHYENFPTASKLLRADLRPAVAAIYAFARHADDLADEGDAAPETRIKQIDAWETLLERCETDANIDHPVFMALGDAIRRHNLPVEELYNLLIAFRMDVTIHAYSSFDELLFYCKHSANPVGRLMLALHGVHDGEAVRCSDSICTALQLINFWQDLSIDLPRGRCYLPQTWLQESALSSQMMLDSQVSDEMLQPVLNHALLTTSELLESGVPLLLKLPFRLRLQIAATIHGGRRMLHKIEQSEQPLQQRPSLAGGEWKVMLLPVLKDTLFPSTAQRKIDHDT
- the hpnD gene encoding presqualene diphosphate synthase HpnD, which codes for MTPEQYCRDRTRGSGSSFFYAFLFLAEEQRRAMMALYAFCREVDDIADEVKEQEVALSKLAFWREELNRAFKGTAQHPVGRELAWAAEHFPIDEELLVEIIDGMLMDVKRQPILKHADLSLYAYRVAGAVGLLTIEVFGYKNRKSRDFATSLGEALQLTNILRDVATDAKMGRIYFPQEERIRYRVSDQDFKDGNMSDGMRALLSDYAERAETAYRQALDNLPDEDRESLRPSILMGTIYYNYLQRLRDADFDMWQKPIHILPLRKIWTAWKTWRYETRAIKKNMPLKLEF